A section of the Lineus longissimus chromosome 1, tnLinLong1.2, whole genome shotgun sequence genome encodes:
- the LOC135492822 gene encoding E3 ubiquitin-protein ligase Trim36-like, with product MAASLSRHSSSLRKEFECPICCDEYKEPKVLACQHSLCKGCLKPYLAPFLAKKAAYFPCPCCRAKCPLPKQGVQGLKDNFTLKNIIRICRTSLRVSSVPVVECGACCRATATHFCRQCDSLFMCQACVKAHNSVAASSEHDVIGICSTHNKPLISFCETCQSAICQLCLISNHSESTHRIENYSEVITDIRDEVAKVATDFQQNVTRLDQEQSELHDIYNQASGRVDSVIKAVSEKADKAIGFVENEMEEIRLNVGDIDKRIKELEREKEVAEGMYSKVKERESELYEKKVELIWDLRKQVDIYSKDMTGTVEEMSSIQERMTAATEKWESLKSDKTIDALTYGSWNSLKRDMLGLSALTSTLDRAAPFRNITTRFAAFVPDPNERELGFLSREFESASKKMDLCFPGNMGWYNLKKVVHLPNNRISALGCQPDAPAGSNSLYFWGLPSSTPSTVVRESEPVVDIVATSSGNIILLRRQGPILRVQSTNGGGRKDIMVKLEHSLQNTLANIDTDDRGNYFIMYGSYPQCRLLVADEAGKTLQDIGIVCAKRMSFCRSTGILFVSTAQVMLKFRWQGPVQGLEVMTSTPNRKGLNYKDICASNNGGEMFAVVHRDGDPVDVLRVYQTLDQEGDAEKMKEISFHSDEVVSANFTSFCVRDDNFIVAYADHIEVFHLTS from the coding sequence ATGGCGGCGAGCTTGAGCCGCCACTCAAGCAGCCTTAGGAAGGAATTCGAGTGTCCAATATGTTGCGATGAATACAAGGAGCCGAAGGTTCTTGCTTGCCAACATTCCCTGTGTAAAGGCTGCCTGAAGCCCTACCTTGCACCATTTTTGGCGAAGAAGGCCGCATATTTCCCCTGTCCTTGTTGCCGTGCGAAATGCCCACTTCCAAAGCAAGGAGTCCAAGGACTGAAGGATAACTTTACCTTGAAGAACATCATAAGAATCTGCCGAACCAGTCTACGAGTTTCCAGTGTTCCTGTTGTAGAATGCGGAGCCTGCTGCCGTGCCACTGCAACTCATTTCTGCCGTCAGTGCGATAGTCTTTTCATGTGCCAAGCCTGCGTCAAAGCTCATAACTCAGTTGCTGCATCATCGgagcatgacgtcattggcatCTGCTCAACCCACAACAAGCCGTTGATAAGCTTCTGTGAGACGTGCCAGAGTGCCATATGCCAACTTTGTTTGATATCCAACCACTCCGAATCGACTCATCGCATCGAGAACTATAGTGAGGTCATCACTGATATTCGAGACGAAGTGGCAAAGGTCGCTACGGACTTTCAGCAGAATGTTACCCGCCTTGACCAAGAGCAAAGTGAGCTGCATGACATCTATAACCAAGCGAGTGGGAGGGTGGATTCGGTCATTAAAGCCGTGTCGGAGAAGGCGGACAAGGCAATCGGTTTCGTTGAAAATGAGATGGAGGAGATCAGGCTGAATGTCGGGGATATTGACAAGCGCATCAAGGAACTGGAGCGTGAGAAGGAGGTAGCTGAAGGAATGTACAGCAAGGTTAAGGAACGCGAGAGTGAATTGTACGAGAAGAAAGTCGAGTTGATCTGGGATCTACGCAAACAGGTGGACATATACTCCAAGGATATGACCGGGACAGTTGAAGAAATGAGTTCCATCCAAGAACGTATGACAGCAGCAACCGAGAAGTGGGAAAGTTTAAAATCCGACAAGACCATAGATGCATTAACCTACGGTAGCTGGAATAGCCTTAAACGTGACATGTTAGGCCTGTCAGCTTTGACTAGTACCCTTGATAGGGCAGCGCCGTTTAGGAACATCACCACGCGATTTGCTGCATTCGTGCCGGACCCGAATGAGCGAGAACTGGGATTCCTGAGCAGGGAGTTCGAGTCAGCTTCGAAAAAGATGGACTTGTGTTTCCCGGGGAATATGGGGTGGTACAATCTGAAGAAGGTTGTGCACCTACCAAACAACAGAATATCAGCACTCGGATGCCAGCCCGATGCCCCCGCAGGGTCAAATTCGCTCTACTTCTGGGGACTTCCATCATCTACACCAAGCACTGTCGTCAGGGAATCTGAGCCTGTTGTTGACATCGTCGCCACGTCATCGGGTAATATCATCCTCCTACGTAGGCAGGGCCCGATACTCCGAGTCCAATCTACGAATGGTGGAGGCCGGAAGGACATCATGGTCAAGCTGGAACATAGCCTGCAGAATACTCTCGCCAACATCGACACAGACGATCGTGGCAACTACTTCATCATGTACGGCAGCTACCCTCAATGCCGCCTACTCGTGGCTGACGAAGCGGGGAAAACGCTCCAAGATATCGGAATCGTCTGCGCCAAGCGAATGTCCTTCTGCAGGTCTACTGGGATTCTGTTCGTCTCAACTGCCCAGGTTATGCTGAAGTTCCGCTGGCAGGGTCCGGTCCAAGGGTTAGAAGTGATGACTTCCACTCCCAACAGAAAAGGCCTCAACTACAAGGATATCTGCGCCTCCAACAACGGTGGCGAGATGTTCGCCGTGGTCCATAGAGACGGTGATCCCGTCGATGTC